A region from the Benincasa hispida cultivar B227 chromosome 12, ASM972705v1, whole genome shotgun sequence genome encodes:
- the LOC120068018 gene encoding flowering-promoting factor 1-like protein 1: MSGVWVFKNGVVRLVDNAGCDKATDGGHRSKLQRKALVFSPTAEVMTSYAALEQKLMTLGWERYYDDPNMLQFHKRSTVHLISLPKDFGKFKSMHMYDIVVKNRAHFEVRDT; the protein is encoded by the coding sequence ATGTCTGGCGTTTGGGTGTTCAAAAACGGCGTCGTTCGGCTAGTGGATAACGCCGGATGCGATAAGGCGACGGACGGCGGTCACCGGTCGAAACTCCAGCGGAAAGCGCTGGTGTTCAGTCCGACGGCGGAGGTGATGACGTCATACGCAGCGTTGGAACAGAAACTGATGACGTTGGGTTGGGAACGTTATTATGATGATCCAAATATGTTGCAATTCCACAAGAGATCAACGGTCCATCTTATTTCTCTCCCAAAAGACTTTGGGAAATTCAAATCCATGCATATGTACGATATCGTCGTCAAAAATCGAGCCCATTTTGAAGTTAGAGACACCTAa